The Serratia nevei genome includes a region encoding these proteins:
- a CDS encoding NmrA family NAD(P)-binding protein has product MYAITGAFGQTGVALSKALLDAGKSIRMIVRRDDAQAAQWREKGAEVVIADICDTASLTQAFHQVEAVYLMNPPAYFAPDLFAQARQVHASLIDAANAARVPRAVALSSVGSQHSTATGNILTTFDFEQQLKRYKGVLTILRAANFMENWAWSIQPVHDKGILPSMFRPIDRDLPMVSALDIGSCAATLMCDLSKHNRIVELYGPKDYSPQDAAQAFSQLLSRSIIAMEESDIDWSTSMLSQGFPKVTVDAFVEMFSGFNSGLISFEGTHENIRGKVTLHEAMSAMSKPELKS; this is encoded by the coding sequence ATGTATGCCATTACAGGCGCATTTGGTCAAACCGGAGTCGCTCTAAGCAAAGCACTACTGGATGCGGGAAAGTCAATTCGCATGATCGTTCGACGCGACGATGCACAGGCTGCGCAATGGCGTGAAAAGGGAGCCGAAGTCGTTATAGCTGACATATGCGATACAGCGTCACTGACTCAGGCCTTTCATCAAGTTGAGGCAGTATATCTCATGAATCCACCGGCTTACTTCGCACCAGATCTCTTTGCTCAAGCACGTCAGGTTCATGCGAGTCTTATAGATGCGGCCAATGCTGCCAGGGTTCCGCGTGCGGTCGCCCTATCGTCAGTTGGATCTCAGCATTCCACTGCTACCGGGAACATACTTACGACATTCGATTTTGAACAACAACTCAAGCGTTATAAAGGAGTATTAACTATATTGCGTGCAGCAAATTTTATGGAGAACTGGGCTTGGTCGATACAACCAGTTCATGATAAAGGCATTTTACCATCGATGTTTCGTCCTATCGACCGTGATTTGCCCATGGTCAGCGCACTGGACATTGGGAGTTGCGCAGCAACTCTCATGTGTGACTTGTCCAAGCATAACCGCATTGTCGAACTTTATGGCCCCAAAGACTACTCACCACAGGATGCAGCGCAAGCATTTTCACAGCTTTTGAGTCGCTCCATTATTGCGATGGAAGAAAGCGATATTGACTGGTCTACCAGCATGTTAAGTCAAGGTTTTCCGAAAGTAACCGTCGATGCTTTCGTAGAAATGTTTTCTGGCTTCAACTCGGGACTTATCTCCTTTGAAGGAACACATGAAAATATTCGCGGGAAAGTTACTTTGCACGAAGCAATGTCCGCAATGTCGAAGCCTGAACTGAAAAGCTAA
- a CDS encoding recombinase family protein: MKGQRIGYIRVSSFDQNPERQLDQTQVDKVFVDKASGKDTQRPELDALLSFVRDGDTVVVHSMDRLARNLDDLRRLVQKLTHKGVRIEFVKECLTFTGEDSPMANLMLSVMGAFAEFERSLIHERQREGIALARLRGAYRGRKKSLSSEQQIEVRRRAMDGEKKAQLAREFGISRETLYQYLKQSD, encoded by the coding sequence ATGAAAGGTCAACGTATTGGCTATATCCGGGTAAGTAGCTTTGACCAGAACCCAGAACGGCAACTGGATCAAACTCAAGTGGATAAAGTCTTCGTCGATAAAGCATCGGGTAAAGATACCCAGCGGCCAGAACTGGATGCACTGTTGTCATTCGTGCGTGATGGCGACACCGTGGTGGTTCATAGTATGGACAGGCTGGCTCGTAACCTGGATGATTTGCGCCGTCTGGTACAAAAGCTTACCCATAAGGGAGTGCGTATCGAATTTGTGAAAGAATGCCTGACATTCACTGGCGAAGATTCACCAATGGCAAACCTGATGCTCTCAGTGATGGGGGCTTTTGCCGAGTTCGAACGTTCTTTAATCCATGAACGTCAGCGCGAAGGGATCGCTTTAGCCAGGCTGCGTGGAGCTTACCGTGGACGGAAAAAATCACTGTCCTCAGAACAACAAATTGAAGTTCGACGGCGAGCAATGGATGGTGAGAAAAAAGCCCAGCTTGCTCGCGAGTTTGGTATTAGTCGTGAAACGCTGTATCAATATCTGAAACAGTCTGATTAA